The nucleotide sequence CCATGATGATTCCCTATCAGAGGAGGTGGCTCAGGGCCTGAATTCCACGTTCAGGAGTAGGGAAGACAGGGATACCTTTTCGGTGAAAGAGCAGTCGCTCTTGCCGCTCCACCTCTGCCCCGCCGAGGTAGATCACGAGTTGGAGGGGGTCCCCACCGACCACCTCTGAGGCTCCAGGAATCGGATCGCCAAAGATCAGGGCGATCGCATCGAAGTGGGACGCGGCGGCCTCCACCACCTGCCGGTACATCTGTGCCGTGGCATCTCCGGTGAGATCCAAGGGGTTACCGACAATGCAATGCTTTGGCAGGACTTCCCGAAGTCTCTGCGCAACCTGGTCGGGAAGGGACGCGACGTCGAGCCCCGTCATCTCTGCTACATCGGTGGCCAGGATTGCAGAGCCTCCCGAACTGGTGATGATGAGAAGCCGGGGGCCCTTGAGGCGGGGGAGGTAGGAGAGCGCCTTGCTGAAGTCATACAGCTGCTCTAAGTCGTTTGCCCGGTGAATGCTGAACTGACGGAAGACTCCCTCGTACACCTCGTCGCGACCCGCCAGGGATCGGGTGTGGGATTCGGCAGCCTTACGTCCCTTGGGGGTCCGTCCCGCCTTCAAAATCACCAGCGGCTTTTGACATTGCCTGACGGCTTCGAGGAACTTGGGGGCGGCCTTGACCCCCTCCATGTATATCGCGATAGTTTCCGTATTGGGATCTTGGGCAAAGTAGTGAATGAGATCGGCCTC is from Candidatus Methylomirabilota bacterium and encodes:
- a CDS encoding CoA-binding protein — encoded protein: MPPPFPSFKSKEALQVLFRPSSVAVIGASTAPEKLGYQIFKNLLDAGFPGKVHPINPKAPEILGCPCYSNIDAVPDQVDLAVIIIPAPLVADTIRRCGSRGVKGTIVISGGFSETGPEGEVLQEQLVQAAQESKVAVIGPNCQGVNNPHHPLCASWPLLTRRGRVAVISQSGTVGAALMDWASQEELGVSTFVSLGNRADVDEADLIHYFAQDPNTETIAIYMEGVKAAPKFLEAVRQCQKPLVILKAGRTPKGRKAAESHTRSLAGRDEVYEGVFRQFSIHRANDLEQLYDFSKALSYLPRLKGPRLLIITSSGGSAILATDVAEMTGLDVASLPDQVAQRLREVLPKHCIVGNPLDLTGDATAQMYRQVVEAAASHFDAIALIFGDPIPGASEVVGGDPLQLVIYLGGAEVERQERLLFHRKGIPVFPTPERGIQALSHLL